CCCAGCCGCACTCAGCAGGTGCACCCTGTGCTCAGTGCTGCCTTCAGGTCATCCaggctgtcctggctgcccctggtGCCCTTCGTGTTTTGTTTTGCCTGCCTGTGGCGTGGTTGGACACACACATGCTCTCATGTCACACACGTCCCCTGTGTGACACATGCGCTGCGTCAGGCCCTGGTCGCACTGTGCCCCTCTGCTGGATTGGAGGAGAGGCAGCACTTCCCACTGGAGAAGGCTAAGGCAGCACAGCCCCACCCACAGGTGCTGAGGACAGAAAGCCCACCCGGGTGGTTCTCAGTGGCTGTGCGTGGAGGCGAGAGTTCCGGATAGTTCCAGATTCACTGCGGGAACAACAGATGTGCAGACAGATTACCAACTTAGCACATTGATTCCAGCTAACTCAACCTGTGCACTGAGCCCATGATTGATTAATGCAGGAATAAGTTGAAGAACTAATTAATGAGCTGACGGTGAACTACAGTGACTCACAAAATAACATCCTGAGattaacaaacacacacacgaaTTACAGAAACCTAAGACCCCAGACTAAGAGATTAAGGGTTCAGCAAAACACAgatctgggggctggggcagcgggCAAAGCCACggtgctgtgatgccagcatcccatgtgggcagctccacttctcatctagctcccagatgatggcctgagaaagcagggaggTGGTCACGTGCTGCAGCggccagcacccacgtgggagacgctgatgaagctcctggcttcagccacttGGGGCGTGAGCccgcagatgaaagatctgtctctctgcctttcaaataaataaaatcttaaaaataaataaacagtctGGTCTTGGGGACATCTCGACCCTGAGACCCCAGACCTACCCTCAGGAGGGATGGGTCCTTTCTctggaccccacccccaccccagcactagCCACAACGGCCTCTGGCCAGGAGCATGTCCCTGGCTCCAACCAATGATTCCAGTTAGGTGGAGGAACCTCTGCAgtcgccccccgcccccccccccgccgcagAAAAAGCCGGAGACCCCCGCCTccgctgggtgggggaggggcgccacTTCCGGTTGTCCGGCAACCGCGTCACAAGCCCTCCCGAGTGCCGCGGCCCTGCGGAGGTTCCCAGGCGAGGAAGCTGAAAGTAGCCGCTGCGGGGTAAGCGACGAGGGCCGAGGCGGGCGCGCAGGGTGCGTGGCGGAGGCGGCCAGGGGAGGGAGCGCTGCCTCAGGCCGGGTCCTGGCTCGCTGCGGCCGGCCTGGCAAGGCAGGCGACTCGTTCCCGCCCCCGTGGACCATACCCCTCGGTCACCTCTTCCCTGGGCTCGGCTGATCCCTCCAGGACCCCCGGGATGCAGGCCAGGGAAATGGGGACGCCCCTGCGGGGAGCCAGCTGCCCACTCAACTCCGACCTAACCCACATGCAGGTGTACAGACGCCCCGCAGGCCGCCCTGcacgcgcacacgcacacgcacgagGACACCATCCTCCTCGAGCAGGGCCTGTGTCCCCGTGCCCTCTGCCTCTTCCACCGGGCGTCGCCCGACCAGGAGGGGGAGGATGGACGGGGCGCCAGGGTGCACGATGAGGTCCCCCGGGACTCTGCCTCTCGGGCTGGCCGAGGTCCAGGGGTCTCGGCACTTTCCCAGCTCGGAGGGCAGGTCTGGGCCGGCTGTGCCGGGAGGAGGGGGCCGTTGGCCCAAGGGCGTGGAGGTCGGGGCCCCGGGCGGTTTGGGCACCGACAGCACGAGGTATCCCCCCTCGCAGGGCCGGAGGATGCAGCAGCCGAGGGAGGCTGGTAACAGGGGCCCGCGGGAGCGCTCCAGGAAGAGCGCGCCGGGAGCGCGGCCCTCGGGGGAACGCGCGAAGGGGGCGCCCCCGACGGAGCCCCCCGGGCCCGGCTGGGAGCTGACGCTGGACAACCTGGCTGCCATGGCCCCCGCGCAGCGCCGCCGCCACCTGCTCTTCGGCGACCTGCTGCAGGACGTGGGCCTGGCCGCATCCATCTTCCCTCGCGACTCGGTGGAGGCGGCGCTGCACGTGCCGGACCCGCGCGCCTGGGTCCAGCCGCTAGAGCCGCCCGGCCAGCGCCAAGACCGGCTGGTCGGCGTCCTCCAGGCGGCCGAGGCGCGCGGCCGCGTCCGCGCCCTGCGGCTGCGCTACAACCGCCTGCGGGTGAGGCCGGACCGGGCGGACGCCAGGGGTGTGGCGCGGGGAGGGGACAGCCCGGGGCGCTGGGCGCTCTTCCTGGAGACCCCACTCAGCGCCCCTGCGGCCGGCAGACCGAGGAGATCTCGCTGCTCCTCCGGCGCCAGAGGTGTGCGCGCGCCGCCGTGCGGCTCGAGGCGTTCCTGCCGCCGCAGCTGAAGCCGACGCGGATCCCCGACCCGCTGAACCGGCAAGAGGTATGGGCAAGCCCGGGAGGGGGCGGAGAGGGGCCCCGCCCGCCCACGCACGCGACCGCAGCCCCTGTCCCCGTAGCGGAGGCGCGTGGAATCTATCCTGGAGGACAAGGCCGACGGCGTCGTCTTCCCGCGGTGAGCCCTCCTTGCGCGCCTCTGCACATAAAGTTCTTCCCCAAGGCGCCCTGGTCTGTCGGCTGTGCTCCCGGGACCCCCGGGGGGAAGGGGGCGGCGTGGACGCCGCCTCCCACGGGCCCTAGGGTACACGGCGAAGGGCGCACGCAGCACAGGAAGGAGATGCAGCCGCGGGTCCGAGCCGCAGGGCGCGCGGGCCCCACAGGCGTTCTAGCTTCCCAGAGCCCAGGGCCGAGGGCCATCTTCGCAGCAGGCAGCCCCAGGTATTGTGGGCAGGGGGCAGACACCAGGGAAGGGGAGTCCCCTGGACGtcctccccacaccccactcGGCGAACAGCACGGCTGGGCAAGGAGCCGGGTCTCTAAgcagccctgccttcctccccagagCCGGCtctcggccccgcccctccttccCGCGGAGGGGCAGGCGGGGACAGCTGCAGGAGCCCCCAGACCCTTCTCCCTGCCAAGGGCTCCCACTTGCTCTGCCTGGAGCAGAGCACGGATCTGGAAGTAGAGGCCAACTGGGAGCTGGGACGCAGCAAGGAATCCTGCCCGGCGGtggccagggcccctcccctgcccgtgTGGGGACCTGGGCCCTCTGTGCCCTGCACCGGACCCTTCATCCCTTCCCGGCTGCTTGCTGCCCTCGGCCTTCATTCGAGCCTGGACAGTGTGCGGAGCtcccagaggaggggagagggcgggggggggggggcagctgctcagcccctggcagtcGGTGGCtccagaaggtcctggctccttggcCAAGCTCCCTGCAGTCTGGACCAGAATTCCTTCAGGTTACGGAGTGCCTGGGACACGTTCGTCTATTTAATAAAATCACTTGTTATCCCATCACTTCTCGGAGCTTCCATTGCTTCCTGTTTAAAGTGAGGGTCTCAGTGCAGAGCCCCACGCCACCCCACAGTGCTCTGGGGAGAGGTCATGGGCGCAGGCAGGCACGGAGCCCAACCCCGGGGGAAGGCTGGCAAGACAGTGGCCGAGGCGGCTGCCCGGAGGGGCCAGGTGGGCACACGAGCACCCTTAAGTCCCCACTAGGGAGGGGGCCAGAGAAGGTGACCAAGGAAGCCTCTGGAGGGGGCTCCCACCTGCACAGTGCTGTGGCCCTGTGCGGGGTGGGGGTTCAGGCCCAATTCCAccatccccagcccctcccatgaGGCCAGGGGAAGGTCTGTGCTGACCAGCAGTGGCCTGGGGAGATGGATGCAGgtgcggggggaggggagcagaggacaAGAG
The window above is part of the Oryctolagus cuniculus chromosome 11, mOryCun1.1, whole genome shotgun sequence genome. Proteins encoded here:
- the LKAAEAR1 gene encoding protein LKAAEAR1 isoform X1: MQAREMGTPLRGASCPLNSDLTHMQGRRMQQPREAGNRGPRERSRKSAPGARPSGERAKGAPPTEPPGPGWELTLDNLAAMAPAQRRRHLLFGDLLQDVGLAASIFPRDSVEAALHVPDPRAWVQPLEPPGQRQDRLVGVLQAAEARGRVRALRLRYNRLRTEEISLLLRRQRCARAAVRLEAFLPPQLKPTRIPDPLNRQERRRVESILEDKADGVVFPRAGSRPRPSFPRRGRRGQLQEPPDPSPCQGLPLALPGAEHGSGSRGQLGAGTQQGILPGGGQGPSPARVGTWALCALHRTLHPFPAACCPRPSFEPGQCAELPEEGRGRGGGGSCSAPGSRWLQKVLAPWPSSLQSGPEFLQVTECLGHVRLFNKITCYPITSRSFHCFLFKVRVSVQSPTPPHSALGRGHGRRQARSPTPGEGWQDSGRGGCPEGPGGHTSTLKSPLGRGPEKVTKEASGGGSHLHSAVALCGVGVQAQFHHPQPLP
- the LKAAEAR1 gene encoding protein LKAAEAR1 isoform X4, with product MQAREMGTPLRGASCPLNSDLTHMQGRRMQQPREAGNRGPRERSRKSAPGARPSGERAKGAPPTEPPGPGWELTLDNLAAMAPAQRRRHLLFGDLLQDVGLAASIFPRDSVEAALHVPDPRAWVQPLEPPGQRQDRLVGVLQAAEARGRVRALRLRYNRLRTEEISLLLRRQRCARAAVRLEAFLPPQLKPTRIPDPLNRQERRRVESILEDKADGVVFPR
- the LKAAEAR1 gene encoding protein LKAAEAR1 isoform X2, giving the protein MQQPREAGNRGPRERSRKSAPGARPSGERAKGAPPTEPPGPGWELTLDNLAAMAPAQRRRHLLFGDLLQDVGLAASIFPRDSVEAALHVPDPRAWVQPLEPPGQRQDRLVGVLQAAEARGRVRALRLRYNRLRTEEISLLLRRQRCARAAVRLEAFLPPQLKPTRIPDPLNRQERRRVESILEDKADGVVFPRAGSRPRPSFPRRGRRGQLQEPPDPSPCQGLPLALPGAEHGSGSRGQLGAGTQQGILPGGGQGPSPARVGTWALCALHRTLHPFPAACCPRPSFEPGQCAELPEEGRGRGGGGSCSAPGSRWLQKVLAPWPSSLQSGPEFLQVTECLGHVRLFNKITCYPITSRSFHCFLFKVRVSVQSPTPPHSALGRGHGRRQARSPTPGEGWQDSGRGGCPEGPGGHTSTLKSPLGRGPEKVTKEASGGGSHLHSAVALCGVGVQAQFHHPQPLP
- the LKAAEAR1 gene encoding protein LKAAEAR1 isoform X3: MQPRVRAAGRAGPTGVLASQSPGPRAIFAAGSPRAGSRPRPSFPRRGRRGQLQEPPDPSPCQGLPLALPGAEHGSGSRGQLGAGTQQGILPGGGQGPSPARVGTWALCALHRTLHPFPAACCPRPSFEPGQCAELPEEGRGRGGGGSCSAPGSRWLQKVLAPWPSSLQSGPEFLQVTECLGHVRLFNKITCYPITSRSFHCFLFKVRVSVQSPTPPHSALGRGHGRRQARSPTPGEGWQDSGRGGCPEGPGGHTSTLKSPLGRGPEKVTKEASGGGSHLHSAVALCGVGVQAQFHHPQPLP